In a single window of the Papaver somniferum cultivar HN1 chromosome 8, ASM357369v1, whole genome shotgun sequence genome:
- the LOC113303337 gene encoding uncharacterized protein LOC113303337: MTKDDMIRATVEAIHASPTQAVLYISGGASQALGWLISVPGASNTVLEAVVPYSKISMAQLLNKMPTSFASQQTAEDMALSAYNRALKLSRPGFPVVGVGFTGSLASSRPKHGDHRVFLSTRTSDRLWVSKVTLSKGLRTRQLEDKVSSQLLLKALADACRVSSLFVSELSDSELPDDYEKLFVEDQELQQLIDGEICMKIYPFSSEKYTPNSERKIILPGSFNPLHDGHLKLLEVARSICGDGFPCFEISAINADKPPLTVSQIKDRVKQFEKVGETVIISNQPFFYKKAQLFPGSAFVIGADTVERLVNVKYYGGDYDKMLEVLLGCKITGCTFLVGGRNVGGVFKVLEDFDIPNELKDMFVSIPEEKFRMDNSSTEIRRRSGI, from the exons ATGACGAAGGACGATATGATTCGAGCTACCGTCGAAGCAATACACGCGAGTCCCACTCAAGCTGTTCTCTATATCTCTGGCGGAGCTTCTCag GCCCTTGGATGGTTGATTTCTGTTCCTGGTGCTTCAAACACAGTGCTTGAGGCTGTGGTTCCTTATTCAAAAATTTCCATGGCTCAATTACTCAACAAG ATGCCCACATCTTTTGCTAGTCAGCAAACTGCTGAGGATATGGCATTGTCTGCTTATAATCGTGCCCTAAAACTCTCCAGACCAG gtttcccagttgttggtGTGGGATTCACTGGATCTTTGGCTAGTTCACGTCCAAAACATGGGGATCACAG GGTTTTCCTGTCAACACGAACATCTGATCGACTCTGGGTATCTAAAGTGACCTTGTCAAAG GGACTCCGAACTCGTCAGCTAGAAGACAAGGTTTCTAGTCAGCTTTTACTCAAG GCCCTTGCAGATGCATGCAGAGTTTCATCATTATTTGTTTCAGAACTGAGCGACTCTGAACTACCTGATGATTATGAAAAGCTTTTCGTTGAGGACCAAGAGTTGCAGCAACTTATAGATGGGGAAATATGCATGAAAATCTATCCATTTTCAAGTG AAAAATATACTCCCAATTCAGAGAGAAAGATAATATTACCTGGATCCTTCAATCCTTTGCACGATGGACACCTCAAACTCTTGGAAGTTGCTAGAAG CATTTGCGGTGATGGGTTTCCATGCTTTGAGATCTCTGCAATCAATGCAGACAAGCCTCCATTGACAGTCTCTCAAATCAAAGACCGAGTCAAGCAATTTGAAAAAGTTG GAGAGACAGTAATTATTTCTAATCAGCCTTTCTTTTACAAGAAAGCCCAACTTTTTCCTGGCAGTGCTTTCGTAATTGGTGCAGACACTGTAGAAAGGCTTGTAAAT GTGAAGTATTATGGAGGAGACTATGATAAGATGTTGGAGGTGTTGTTAGGATGTAAAATAACTGGATGCACCTTTCTGGTAGGTGGTCGAAATGTTGGCGGTGTTTTCAAG GTTCTCGAAGATTTTGATATTCCAAATGAGTTAAAGGATATGTTTGTCTCGATACCGGAAGAAAAGTTCCGTATGGACAATTCATCAACCGAGAttagaagaagaagtggaatttAA